From the genome of Nicotiana tabacum cultivar K326 chromosome 2, ASM71507v2, whole genome shotgun sequence:
aggCTAATTAAGAAACCCAAGAAGCAATATAAGTCTTGGACTGAAGAGCTTAATCTTGATAACCTTGCTAAATTGGGTCCTCAATGGTGGGTTGTTAGAGTCTCAAGAGTTGCTGGTCATGAAACTGCTGAACGAATGGCCCGCGCTCTTGCTAGGAACTTCCCAAATATTGATTTCCAGGTAGATAATGATTAGTGCTTTCTTGTTTGTTTTGATGGTGAAGTTCATAATTTGGTGGTTTTGGTCATTACTTTTGTTCTATCTGTGTGTTGTGTATATGCAATGATAAGTGTGAAATTTAGAGAACCTTGTTTAAAAACTACTGATTAGAAAAGTAGCATATGAATAATTTGGACTCAGATAGAGTGGAACTGTTATAGACAAATCATATAGTGGACTCCAACTTTATTTTGGATTAAAGCGTTGATTGATTGTGTATGCTTATTGGAAGCTTTGGCATTTCTTCTCAAAACCCACACTAAGGATTTGTGCTTTAGATTTTCAGTTAAAAAGTAGGCTGCATGTTACCATTATTAATGGATTTGCTAACACGTTCAAGGTAAAGAGTCTAATTAAAGAGAGGATGCATCTGCACCCTATGATCGTTCTGTATAGTCTTTATCTTGTATGATTATAGTAGTATTTTCatcatataaaaaaaaaaagagattaaaGTAGAGTATTTGATGGAGTAATAGGCTTGTTAAGCAACAAATTATTGATGTTGGTTAATTGATCAAACGATTCTTGCTGAAGTTTCTTAATTTATCCTGGTCTAATATCTTAAAAATTGCAAGACAGGTTCTTTTTTCACCCGAATTGCAACACTCCTGAAGTTAGAAAATGATCTAAGTGGATCCCTCTGTCTTAAAGGTCTAGTTGATGTCAAAATTCAAGGTGAAAATCTTAAAGGTCTAGCTGCCTATCTAGTTTCCAACAATTAATAGGGACCATTAGACTATAGTttcccggaaacagcctctctacccctccggggtaggggtaaggtctgcgtacactctaccctccccataccctactagtgggattattactgggttgttgttgtggttgttacGGCACTAAAGCCACAAAATGTTTTGTGTGTACATAATTTAGCTCCAACAAGCACAATTGGCTCAATTCAGTCGTGAAATACATTCCCTTCATTAACAGGAACATAAAGAACGTGAAAAGTTGTCCAAGCATTAAGAATTATGGAGGTTCATGAAATTAGGATGTTATAGGTTTCTGCAAGAATGCGTTTAAGTATAACTAGAGAAAAATATAGTTGAGGAAAAGAAAGTAACAAGGCAACTGAACTGTGTGCCTTTGTAGTATTCATTTTTTCTTCGGATAATGGTGGTGCCCGGGTCAGCTTGTACGCATCTCGGTTAATCCACCAATACCTACTACTTTCCACCAACACAgataactctatccaccaaggcttggacagATGAGAAGAATCATCTTACCAATTTTTTTGCCTTTATAAAAGTATTCATTTTTTATCAAAAGGTGAGGGCTTGAGAGAAGCTTGCTTGTGAAGCCTTTATAGCAATATTCATAATTCTAAAGCTTGCATAATTTCCTGTTTACATGGAACTACAAAGAATTTTTCTCGTGTATCAGAATGTAAGCTATGGACCTGTAGATAACCATATCATAAAGAATAAACATGTGTCTATCAGCTTTTCTATTGCTGTAGAAATTTTCCTCTAAAGAAAACTAGCCCCAACTTTCATCTCAGTTTCCACCActgattttctttgtttgaaatcataGTTCTTTTATTGTGGGTCAGTTTGCTTGAAATCAGAGTTGATTCTGCTCCAACCAATGAGCTTCCCTATAAGTTGATTTTCAGGGAAGCTCGAGGTTGGATTACCTCGAACTGGAAGGGGATAAAGTGTTTTTACTGATGAAGGAATTTATTTTTCAATATGTTTTGACTAACTGTAAAATTTCTGCAGGTATACACTCCATCTGTACAGGTCAAAAGGAAATTAAAGAACGGATCACTTTCAGTTAAACCGAAACCTCTTTTTCTGGGgtgtgtgtttttgaggtgtgtACTGAACAGAGAAATACATGATTTCATTCGAGAATGTGATGGAATTGGAGGCTTTGTTGGATCCAAGGTTGGAAATACGTAAGCATTCATTGTTGTCCCTATCACAATTTACAAGTTTACAAAAATTACTTGGTCAAGAAAGAGGACCTGTCTTCGATTTGTTTGATATATTGGTGCAATTTTCTTTGGCAACATGGAACTGTCTTTTTTACAAATAAGGAACCACAGTGTATGCGTCTGACCCAATTAGCCCTATGTTAATGGAAATTTACATGAATGAGTGGAAAATATCCTAAGTAACTTGGCCTATGATCagaatttttttcttaaaaatcacCCCTAATCTAATTTTGTATAGCTTGTAAACTAGTTGGCTGCCTTTGGTTGACATCTACATTTTGGCCTCCCTTTATATGACTTTTATGTTAACGTGTGCCTACGTACCTATTTCATTATTTAAAGGGCTAACTTACAAAGTATCGTAGGTCATTTTCTCAGTACCTTAATGtttaaaacatttgcagaaaACGGCAGATCAATAAACCCAGACCTGTAGATGAGGATGACTTGGAAGCCATATTCAAACAAGCGAAGGAAGAACAAGAGAAAGCTGATCAAGCTTTTGAAGAAGAGGAACAAGGAGAAGTAGGTTTAGATTTCAAGCTGACAAAAGACTCTAGTAAAGCTCCCGCTGACGGCAAATTTGTGCCTAAAAAACAAGGAAGGAAATCCAAAAAAACTTCAGACCTGCTTGCAGTTGCAGGTGATGACTTAAGAGGCTCGGATGATAAGTCTTTAGTGCCAGGGTCAACTGTTCAAGTTGTCTCTGGAGCCTTTGCAGGATTTTCAGGGATCCTTAAGAAGGTTGATAGTAATGCAAGATTGGTATGTACTTTTCCTTCCAATTGAAACTTATGAGCATATCCTTATGTTATTTTGGGGTGAGGGGAGAGCGGGGAATGGAAATCATTGTTATAAAAATCCTGGAGCTCAGCgcacaaaaaaagagagaattgaGTTATTCACACAATGTCTTCACTCTTCCCTAACACCACACTCCCCCCAACTTCCTCGGGCCTCTTCCACCGTGATAATGCAAAAAGATAAAAGATCTGATAGAAAAAGTTCCCCAAATTGGTTATGTCCTGTACAAGTTGAAAACTTATTGGGGAAAAAAAAAGTTCTTGAGATTGAATGTGGTGTTCTTCTTGTAGGCAACTGTTGGATTTTTGCTGTTTGGCAAGGAGACTCTAGCTGATATAGATGTCAAAGAAATTGTAGCAGAGGTTGGCTGACCTGTTTAGGCTGCTTATACTTATTTTGTCTGAGATGGTAAGTCTTGTACTGATTGCTCATTATTCAAAATATATTGGTATCCTGACCCAAAGATTCACAGTAGATAGCAGATGCATCTACTCACTGAAACAAATATGATGTCTTACTAAAGATATTACCAGGACAATGCTGTACCAGGGAATACCAAACTAGGCTTAAATAAGTAGTTGATTATCCAAGTGGTCgcgtattttcttcttttttaactCTTCTCCAAACATCTTTTTGGCCCATGCTTATCTATTTTTTTCTGTCTGAGCATGGAAGAGGATTATGTTATATGTGATTTAATACGTCATACGGGATAAACAAGGGTGATTGTTCAAAGATACACTCTTCCAAGCGACTGAAATATCATGAAATCTTGTTAAAATTGGATCAATTAAATCACATCATTTCATACCGTTCAATTATGTCACATCACTTCATACACATGCCATGTTCTATCTTATCTCAGAAAATTTTGTATATATAGACAATGAAACCATGCACTAGGTAAAGAAAGTTCTTTAAGCTGCTTATTTGCAAGAGAGGGTTACATGCTTCTAAATAGAAACTAACCTCCAACTCCATTGAGGTTTGAGAGGAAGGATCCTGTGAGGAGTAAGAATGATGTATAAACTAGGATGCAATGAAAATGAGTTACTAGTATAGGGTGTTGTTTCTTGGAATTTTGGACTACTTCTCCAGGAAATCTGCTCTGTCGTTTTGGCTTGAACTATTTATTTCCAAGGGCTAATTCTTTGAGTAAGAAAGACAGAAATGTGTAGCTGTTTATCATCGGCTTCATATATTAATCATCTTTGAGGATCAGTGGTACAACGTTGCATATATTTGGATAATCTGTTCAATTGCTTTTCTGGGCCTGAaagcagtggcggagccactCATTGGCAAGGGGAGTCAATTGATACCCCTTCGTcggaaaattacactgtgtaAATATGTTAAATTCTTAATTTTATGTGTATATACTATACGTTGACTCCTCTTGATTTCTTTGTGtgcttatttatattttgactcctCTTAATTAAAATCCTGGCTCCACCGCTGCCTGAAAGAACTGACTATAACTTCGATTAATTGAACAAGAATGTATAACATGCATTATCTGAATAGTGGTAGCGTCAAAGTAATAAGTATAATAGTCCTCAGATTTTGTTCTAGAGCTCTCTTAACTTTCAAAGATGTCTCCTTATTGCCATGCAACATTATACAAAGAAATATATATCTCTTTCAACTCCCGTTTCCTCTATTACTTTTCTTTTGTCCAGTGCATTTTACTTTTCTTCTATCACATATATTATGTTGTTTCAAGATGAATTCTACTGCTTACTACGTTTGAATCTGACTTCAGGGGCGAATAAACTTCTATTGTATGATGAATCGACTGTATGCAATTGGATGTTAAGAGCAAAGGTCTGCAAGGGATTTCAGCTGAGGCAAAGGTCAGATTAAGCTGGTCTGCCTAGGGAATTCCAGATAACTTTGGTATCGAACTGCTGCAAGTTTGACTTGGATGTAACTAAATTGAGATGCTAATTAATCTCTCTAACGGTAAAATTTTTATGAACGTGTTGTTGCTGTGCAGCCTGCAGAATGAATATTAGGGTGCAGATCAAATATCTGTATGAAGCTATTGGAAGTTAACGCATGAGCGTGTCAAAAGAATACGAGGAAAAGAGAAAATGAGAATTCTTCTTTGCAGCTTCTTAGAAATAGGAGCCGTCTTGTAATATTTTTCCTTGTGGATGAATAAACCTTGTCTTTTCAATGGAAAATTCTGGGTATCCCAAGCGTCTCTTTCATCAAAGGAGTTGTATTATTATTGTGTTTATTATTTTGCTGTCAATGATGCAAACATTAACCCAAAATTGTTTAGATTTAAGATGCAGAAGATCTTTGTTAAGTTTAGACGTGTTTGTTCAGACGCGTCTGAAGCTTGTTATTTTGTTATGATATTAAATGCTAGTTATGAGAATTTGATCTGAAATACGGGATTACCGTGTAAGTTTTATATAACTTTTGCTATCTTACCTAAATACTAAGGTTTTTGGTGTGATTCTCTtaaatatcaattggtatcagagctatctaCAATTATGATCCTAATTGGAATGTATGTTTGGATCTCACAATTGAAGCATGGGGCTTAATGCAACTGACATCTATTGCTAGCTTTTAATGTGTATGGTTATTCTAAGCTCTAAGGTTCACATCAGAATCGCCAAAATTGTAGGTCAATTATTAATTATCTGAAAAAAGATGGTTCACTTATACATTTTAAAGATGTTTTTGGTAACGATTGATCTTTATTTCATTTAATTTATGTTCAAGTTGTATTAAAGTCGATTCTTGTTTAACTATGTTGTAATTAAGATCACAGGAACACATCAAATTTGACAATGagggattttaaaaaaaaataagtaaaatcaaaATGAAAGACAATACTATATTTACAAGGACGAGCTTTTTAACGGAGAAAACTTAATTAGCCCAACAGTTTGTATATTGATCGGAAAGAAGCAACTTACGAAGGTACACATTCTTATTTGCTAAGAAAAAGTGAAGTCcagaagataaaaataaatattggaCTTTAAATCAGAAAATAGTCTTTCACCTAAGTGTTTAGGTCAAATTATACGCATTGGATTTATCATGGTTAGTAAAAAAGAGAATGTGATTTCATTAACTACGAATAAATAGACAATAGTACCAATGTATATAAAAGTACATTATTTAATATTTGTTGACACTGAATGTGATTAAAACTTTCCTCATTAAATAGAAGGAAATCTGATTCAAATTTGCAAAAAGTAAAAAACATTTATCTCGAAGATAGTGTAATTGCCATGTTGGTGGGGTTGTGTTATATAATTTAAGAAAAGAATAaggaaagcaaaagaaaggataaGAAGTGGCACCACTCTTTTGCTTGTATCATTTTAGGCCACAGTCTTGATATTTTAAGTAGAACAAAGGGGCACTGCATCTGCTGGTCCACTCTTTCTTTAAATACGAATAACAGGCCGCTACGTTTTGTCCATATCATGAATAATCTAAAAGTTCACGGAAAAGCTTTTGCTTTTctacatttttttcctttttcatccaCTAATCtatttatctttttattattctattttgcTTTAAGCAGATATATTTGTCGAGCAATTAGTGCTTATTACTCTGTTAAGGAACAAGAGAAGGATTATCAAGTCTAATCAGAGAAGATGGCTGATATGTTCAATGCCTTTAATATCTCACAAAGTTCCAAGCTTTATAGCCTAATCTTAGGACGAATCCCATCTGATGAGCAAACCAGAATATCAATTGGTTgggataatttttttaataatattagtACTTTAGATCTATTAATGTTTACTATTAGGAGTCTTTTAGTTTTCTCAAAGGCTTTTAGACCATGTAATTTCGAATGGGAGCTTGAGAatggtagtatgtacgcagactttacaTCTACCTTGAAAAAGTTCAAAAGCTATTTTCGCTAGACCCTCGGCTTAtgaaagataaaaatataaaaaggatAAAAGATCAGGAAAGATAAAAAGAAAGGAGTAACAATAAGCTGCAACACCAACAAAGCATTCAGAAAAACGAAGCGAAAGAAACAATATGTACTAACAGGAATCTAAGAATAAGAAATACAAGACTAACAGTAAGTAGTGCACTAAACCTAGCTACTAGTATGAACAAGAAAAACACTCGGCTACTTAACATTGTACCCTAtttctcgacctccacatcttcctatcaaagGTCATGTCCTTGGTAAGCTGGAGCATCACCATGTCTTGCCTAATGATCACCTCTCCCTAATGCTTCTTcggtctacctctacctctcctgcAAGACCAACCTTTCACACCGCCTTACTGGGATATTTGTGTTTCTCCTCTTCACATGTCCGAACCAACTAAATCTCATTTTTCGCATCTTGTCCTTCACGAGGGCCACGCTCACCGTAAAAACTAATATTACAATATTGGATTAAGGCGAGTTCAAGTACATAGAGCGACAATGATAGTGGAGATCCATACACGTTGTTTTATATTTGTTTGTTGTATTGccgagagaaaaaaaggaaaaaagaaatagaatGTAGTAGAACTTTAATTAGGAGTAGTTGGTCCTAATCATTTTAataaagaagcaagagaaagagACAAGTAACTGGGTGCTAAGTCAAGCTCGTGGATTAACCACCGCTAGCCTAAAAGTAGGTTAATTAGCCCATTTGGCACATAGATTATATTCCTCTTCCCATCCCCATTTTTGTTTACTTTGTAATGGTAAATTATACAAAAGTTTTTTGGCTGCTATGAAATCATTTGTGCAAAACTAGCTGTATATTTTACTTACATGATGAAGAGCTCACCTTGTATTAAGATTGTAGAAAATACATAACACCTACTATAACTTTCATGTGAATAAAGTAGTTTTCTAAGAAGATCTTGGAAGTATACATTATTCTTTTGATATGGATCATGTAAACTCTTagttttttttaagtttttgGATTATTTCATCAGTGGTATAAGAAAAGCCTTTATCATGCAATTCGTTTATATATAGTCAAAGAGTATTTTGGTCCAACTATCTCACTATTCCGAGAAGTTTGGTGCGTAACGCAATACGCAGTGGTAATAATATGGTTTTCACAGAACTCAAAAAGTTAAATGAGTTAGTTTTGTACAAAGAATGGGTGCAAATCTTACGCTGAAAATAATGCTACCTCTAGTAACTTATAGGGACCTAATATTTCAATTCGAGAAAGAAATTAGATTCATTACATTAATAGACTTTTAATTAATATAGAAAGCTCTAGCAATCCTACTACAATTGTCGGATTCAGCCGTCTGCTACTTGACTTTAAATTCCTGTAGTTGGACGAATAGGCGTAATCATCAAGTTCTATCCAAAATAACTTGTATTCAAGTTCTATACACGGACTACATAATCACCGAGAATTATACTTTCATCCTTAATTAGAGGTTTCGATTTTCAgcattaaaaattaaaaaaaatcttagtaaAGAGTGTTTTCCCTTATAATGAGCTTTATTTAACATGAATTCGAATTGATTGAAGCCTCAATGTAAGAAAACCAGCATAATTCTTTTCCTAGTTTGCTATAAAAAGTTACATGTATGTTAGCTTAATATGATGATTCAAACATTTCATATATTGTCAGTGAACGAAACTTAAAACTTCATAATATTTTAAGTACTATGCAATGACTAAAAGATATTTATACAATCATACAATTTATAAggtaattataaataaatttttataaaatatattaattCATAACCTAGTAGAAATAGTAATTAGCATGTTATCACATATAAAAAGTACATATAGCAGAAAGATCTATCCGTGTATATAACTCAATTCcaagataatttttttaaaaaaaacattgtGACAAGTAATTCACATTCTTTTTGGTGATTTGTTAATCGATAACTTATACTCCATTAGCTATGCTCGTATGTGTGTGTCCAATGTCCATATATATGACCTCTAATATTGTTAAACAAGAAGTCAAGAACCTCAAAGAGTTGAAACAGGACGAGTTTTACTTTGGTTCACAATAATTTACAAATGATTGAGAATTTGGCCATATTGAAGAAGttacgattttttttttttacaacgATATATCCAGATTAGTTTGTGATCATCCCATCGAGCTATTAAAATTTTTGGCATGACTTCTCCATTTTAATTAAGGTGGCCATGCAATGCCAACAGTAGACATTAACACGTCCTTGGATTAATCGACAAGGAGGAGAGTGACGTTACGTCATGGATCATGTGAACCTAGTTAATGTTAGATTGAAATCATTTAATGCCAATGGAAGTTATTAGAAGACAACAAAAGGAATTTGTTTTAGATGCTTTCTGGACAGGAGAAATTCACACAATATATGGAGAATGGAACAACCAGAACTTACAAAATTGAAGTAAATACTACTCCGTATTAATATCACTCCAGTGAAAACGAAGTAACGCGAATTTTTCCGATAGTCAGTCTATTTTCATCAGCCGGTCGGTGGGGTGAGAAGTTTGAAATATGCTTGGTGTTTCTTCCATCAATCATCCGGATCTACGCTTCGAGAATCATCCATTACGAAAACACCAATTACACTCACTACCAAAGCGTTGTCGCGCCTCTACTAATTTCGGCATGACAATATTTTAGTCTTTATGAGAGTATCCCCTAGCCAAATCCAATTTCAAGAGTCAACCAAACCTTTAAAACTAGTGAAAATAATCGTTTGACTGCGTTACGTCTTACACTTTACTTCAACAATTGTCCGGTTTCTTTGTCCACCAAAATGAGGAGCGTAGCAGATGGAATTCTTCCACTCAGAGATTCCGGGTTCAATCTTGGGAATGAAGAGCCGCTTAGAGATTCTGGATTCAATCTCGGGAATGAATAATCTTTCCATAGGAAGCGTTTTAATCTCTTTAAAAAATACGTTTGACGCAAATCCAAATTAGTTTAACTAATAAATTTTGGAGCATTAGATTTTTAATTAACAGTAGGGGGTATGGTTTCGAAATTGACTTTTGTTTGCATGTTCATGTTCAACTCCTAACTTTATGTTAGCAGATCTACAGGTCTCTAAACCGAAAATATATATACGTATGAATGCGGTAGAGATACAGTGAATTTGACTACACTTGCTGTCGGTAACTTACATCACCAATTAGGAaagagggagggagggagggacCCACAATCACAAGGGCTTGGTTTCTTATTTCTATTTTAGACCAATGCCACGAGGACCCAAAGACCTCCAGTTTTTAAGTTATTGTCCCATAAAGAATTTGGCCCTTTTAACGTGT
Proteins encoded in this window:
- the LOC107800187 gene encoding uncharacterized protein LOC107800187 translates to MKQAILSWSHPPLFLPKLSSTSTFPKPQKTISLRVYATVESSPKENLLTSKERRQMRNERRESKTGYNWKEEVEERLIKKPKKQYKSWTEELNLDNLAKLGPQWWVVRVSRVAGHETAERMARALARNFPNIDFQVYTPSVQVKRKLKNGSLSVKPKPLFLGCVFLRCVLNREIHDFIRECDGIGGFVGSKVGNTKRQINKPRPVDEDDLEAIFKQAKEEQEKADQAFEEEEQGEVGLDFKLTKDSSKAPADGKFVPKKQGRKSKKTSDLLAVAGDDLRGSDDKSLVPGSTVQVVSGAFAGFSGILKKVDSNARLATVGFLLFGKETLADIDVKEIVAEVG